Proteins encoded together in one Acidimicrobiales bacterium window:
- a CDS encoding acyl-CoA dehydrogenase family protein yields MAVVDASTDEQLVTETVERLLADHDPSTTDETTFLGAQFDAGLAWVHFPRGRGGLEVSPKLQKLVNERILEAGGPNPYYRNPIGHGMGAPTVVTHGSEDQQDRYLRPLFTGEEVWCQLFSEPGAGSDVAGLSGRAVLDGEEWIVNAQKVWTTLAHISRWGMLVVRTDPDQPKHKGLTYFVVDMQAPGVEVRPLRQITGDAEFNEVFFTDVRIPDAERLGDVGDGWRVSLTTLMNERVSIGGSIAPRGSGPIGEAVKLFKERGVDDEVKRDELVRLWIEAEVNRLTNIRASQNRQKGVPGPEGSTGKLAFAELNKRVYEFCMDLMGPDAMLYPRGYDMERSSTAMGSRSLQQAFLRARANSIEGGTSEIMRNILGERVLGLPGDIRLDKDRPWLEVPRS; encoded by the coding sequence ATGGCCGTCGTCGACGCCAGCACCGACGAGCAGCTCGTCACCGAGACGGTCGAGCGGCTCCTCGCCGACCACGACCCGAGCACGACCGACGAGACGACGTTCCTCGGCGCGCAGTTCGACGCCGGCCTCGCCTGGGTGCACTTCCCCCGGGGCCGCGGCGGCCTCGAGGTCTCGCCCAAGCTCCAGAAGCTGGTCAACGAGCGCATCCTCGAGGCGGGTGGACCGAACCCGTACTATCGCAACCCGATCGGCCACGGGATGGGCGCCCCCACCGTCGTCACCCACGGTTCCGAGGACCAGCAAGATCGCTACCTGCGACCCCTCTTCACCGGCGAGGAGGTGTGGTGCCAGCTCTTCAGCGAGCCCGGCGCCGGCTCCGATGTCGCCGGGCTGTCCGGCCGGGCGGTGCTCGACGGCGAGGAGTGGATCGTCAACGCCCAGAAGGTCTGGACCACCCTCGCCCACATCAGCCGCTGGGGCATGCTCGTCGTGCGCACCGACCCCGACCAGCCCAAGCACAAGGGCCTGACCTACTTCGTGGTCGACATGCAAGCTCCCGGTGTCGAGGTCCGGCCGCTGCGCCAGATCACCGGCGACGCCGAGTTCAACGAGGTCTTCTTCACCGACGTGCGCATCCCCGACGCCGAGCGCCTCGGCGACGTTGGCGACGGCTGGCGGGTGTCGCTCACCACCCTCATGAACGAGCGGGTGTCCATCGGAGGCTCCATCGCCCCCCGTGGCTCGGGCCCCATCGGGGAGGCCGTCAAGCTGTTCAAGGAGCGGGGCGTGGACGATGAGGTCAAGCGCGACGAGCTCGTCCGCCTCTGGATCGAGGCCGAGGTCAACCGCCTGACCAACATCCGTGCGTCCCAGAACCGCCAGAAGGGCGTCCCCGGTCCCGAGGGCTCCACCGGCAAGCTCGCCTTCGCCGAGCTCAACAAGCGTGTCTACGAGTTCTGCATGGACCTGATGGGCCCCGACGCCATGCTGTACCCGAGGGGCTACGACATGGAGCGCTCCTCGACCGCCATGGGCTCGCGCTCGCTCCAGCAGGCGTTCCTCCGGGCGCGGGCGAACTCCATCGAGGGCGGCACCTCCGAGATCATGCGCAACATCCTCGGCGAGCGGGTGCTCGGGCTGCCGGGCGACATCCGGCTCGACAAGGACCGTCCCTGGCTGGAGGTCCCCCGCTCCTGA
- a CDS encoding VOC family protein, protein MDVLSSRTLLYPTDFARTVRFYDEVLGLSRYREYGTGGEVSGVVWFLGGGFLEASAHGDAGAGPEDGPVRLWLQVADVDAEHHRLAHAGAAILAPPADMPWGLRESWVADPDGLRICLVQVPGDHPLRRRVSP, encoded by the coding sequence GTGGACGTGCTGTCGAGCCGCACGCTTCTCTACCCAACCGACTTCGCCAGGACGGTTCGGTTCTACGACGAGGTCCTCGGCCTCTCCCGCTACCGGGAGTACGGCACCGGGGGCGAGGTGTCGGGTGTCGTGTGGTTTCTCGGCGGGGGCTTCCTGGAGGCGAGCGCCCACGGCGACGCCGGTGCCGGGCCGGAGGACGGGCCCGTTCGCCTCTGGCTCCAGGTCGCCGACGTCGACGCCGAGCACCATCGCCTCGCCCATGCGGGCGCGGCGATCCTGGCGCCACCCGCCGACATGCCCTGGGGCCTGCGGGAGTCCTGGGTGGCCGACCCCGACGGCCTGCGCATCTGCCTGGTGCAGGTGCCAGGCGACCACCCGCTGCGCCGGCGCGTCTCCCCGTAG
- a CDS encoding methyltransferase domain-containing protein yields the protein MWSPCGRVATNHVSLSKTRTNYEDYLVRRHRPAHSRRNADRWAAFLVPHLRTDMRVLDIGCGPGSITVGLPGRVIGVDVHPVPIPSSPVAAGDGAALPFTDSAFDAVYINAVLQHVADASAVLCEARRVVRSGAVIGVGDTDWGTRMMHPHDPLLDRSQEIQECARESGNVRVGRELRGLLAGAGFERIELATEGRVVGSELAVAQMAAFERGWFEAPEVVAYVTEFGISGAGEMAEIAAAWTRWSACPAACAVDQWFTAIAWSPML from the coding sequence ATGTGGTCGCCCTGCGGCCGAGTCGCGACCAATCATGTGAGCCTGTCGAAGACACGCACGAACTACGAGGACTACCTCGTTCGCCGACATCGTCCAGCGCACAGCCGGCGCAACGCCGATCGGTGGGCTGCCTTCCTAGTTCCGCACCTCCGGACGGACATGCGAGTGCTCGACATCGGATGCGGCCCCGGGTCGATCACAGTTGGACTGCCGGGTCGAGTCATCGGCGTTGACGTCCATCCGGTTCCCATACCAAGCAGCCCAGTCGCGGCTGGCGACGGTGCGGCTTTGCCGTTCACCGACTCGGCGTTCGACGCGGTCTACATCAACGCCGTCCTACAGCACGTCGCAGATGCTTCCGCCGTTCTCTGCGAGGCTCGGAGGGTGGTGAGGTCAGGCGCGGTGATCGGAGTTGGAGACACAGACTGGGGCACTCGGATGATGCACCCCCACGACCCGCTGCTCGACCGGAGTCAGGAGATACAGGAGTGCGCAAGAGAGAGTGGCAACGTGCGGGTGGGCCGTGAACTTCGTGGTCTGCTCGCCGGGGCAGGCTTCGAGCGCATCGAACTCGCCACAGAAGGACGTGTCGTTGGATCGGAGCTCGCCGTTGCGCAGATGGCGGCGTTCGAGCGCGGATGGTTCGAGGCGCCCGAGGTCGTTGCCTACGTCACTGAGTTCGGCATCTCCGGAGCCGGGGAGATGGCCGAGATCGCGGCTGCTTGGACGCGATGGTCCGCTTGTCCGGCCGCATGCGCAGTCGACCAGTGGTTCACCGCCATCGCCTGGTCACCGATGCTCTGA
- a CDS encoding decaprenylphospho-beta-D-erythro-pentofuranosid-2-ulose 2-reductase, translated as MKDALGNPQTALLLGGGSDIGLATMRAMVGRRLRQIVLAGRDTAALQPAAGELRTLGATDVEVTAFDALDTAGHDDLVAGVFERHGDIDLALVAFGVLGDQEEAEASAVEAARVVATNYVGAVTTCLALARHMRVQGHGTIVVLSSVAAERARRSNFVYGSSKAGLDAFAQGLADALRGSGVEIVIVRPGFVRSSMTEGLDPAPMATTPESVADAIVGAVGGGSRVIHVPGILRWVFTLLRHLPGPVFRRLPL; from the coding sequence GTGAAGGACGCGCTCGGCAACCCGCAGACCGCACTGCTGCTGGGGGGCGGCTCCGACATCGGCTTGGCCACGATGCGGGCCATGGTGGGTCGCCGCCTCCGACAGATCGTGCTCGCCGGCCGAGACACGGCCGCTCTCCAGCCGGCTGCCGGCGAGCTCAGGACGCTGGGCGCCACCGACGTGGAGGTCACCGCCTTCGACGCCCTCGACACCGCCGGGCATGACGACCTCGTCGCCGGCGTGTTCGAGCGCCATGGCGACATCGACCTCGCCCTGGTCGCCTTCGGGGTCCTCGGCGACCAGGAGGAGGCCGAGGCGAGCGCGGTCGAGGCCGCCCGCGTCGTGGCCACCAACTACGTCGGCGCCGTCACCACCTGTCTGGCCCTCGCCCGACACATGCGGGTCCAGGGCCACGGCACGATCGTCGTCCTCTCGTCGGTCGCCGCGGAACGGGCACGGCGCTCGAACTTCGTCTACGGCTCGAGCAAGGCCGGTCTCGACGCCTTCGCCCAGGGACTCGCCGACGCCCTCCGCGGCTCCGGTGTCGAGATCGTCATCGTCCGTCCGGGGTTCGTCCGGTCGTCGATGACCGAAGGGCTCGACCCTGCGCCGATGGCGACCACACCCGAGTCCGTGGCCGACGCCATCGTCGGCGCCGTCGGGGGCGGCTCCCGCGTCATCCACGTCCCCGGCATCCTCCGCTGGGTCTTCACCCTCCTCCGCCACCTCCCGGGGCCGGTGTTCCGCCGGCTGCCCCTGTGA
- a CDS encoding alpha/beta hydrolase has protein sequence MSGLHVVERGGDQPGPVVVLLHGSMDRAASMVRVAGALRDRHVVRYDRRGYGRSLDAGPPAGLDDHVGDLLSVLDGRPGVVAGHSYGGVVALASAERHPEVVTGVVAFEAPMPWQPWWPSTTPGGSALARSNADGHPGDAAEAFLRRMLGDERWEALPAGTRRQRRAEGPALAMELISVRQGQVPYDPALIAIPVVVGRGTRSPRHLMDAADQLAGEIPRAELAVLEGASHGAHRSHPEAFAELVRRLLVLVGAA, from the coding sequence CTGAGCGGGCTCCACGTCGTCGAGCGGGGCGGGGACCAACCGGGTCCCGTCGTCGTCCTGCTGCACGGCTCGATGGACCGTGCCGCCAGCATGGTCCGGGTCGCCGGCGCCCTGCGGGACCGTCACGTCGTCCGCTACGACCGTCGCGGCTACGGGCGCTCCCTCGACGCGGGACCACCCGCCGGCCTCGACGACCACGTCGGCGACCTCCTGTCCGTCCTCGACGGGCGGCCGGGTGTGGTGGCGGGGCACAGCTACGGCGGTGTCGTGGCGCTCGCTTCCGCCGAGCGACACCCTGAGGTCGTGACCGGCGTGGTGGCGTTCGAGGCGCCGATGCCCTGGCAGCCCTGGTGGCCGTCGACGACCCCCGGAGGATCCGCGCTGGCTCGCTCGAACGCCGACGGCCATCCCGGCGATGCGGCGGAGGCCTTCCTGCGTCGGATGCTCGGTGACGAGCGCTGGGAAGCGCTCCCGGCGGGCACTCGACGCCAGCGGCGGGCCGAGGGTCCGGCGCTGGCCATGGAGCTGATCTCGGTTCGCCAGGGCCAGGTGCCCTACGACCCCGCCCTGATCGCCATCCCGGTCGTCGTCGGGCGGGGTACCCGCTCCCCGCGCCACCTGATGGACGCCGCCGACCAGCTTGCCGGCGAGATCCCCCGCGCCGAGCTGGCGGTGCTGGAGGGCGCCTCCCATGGCGCCCACCGCAGCCATCCCGAGGCCTTCGCCGAGCTGGTGCGCCGCCTCCTGGTCCTCGTCGGCGCGGCCTGA
- the pyk gene encoding pyruvate kinase: MAPRTKIVATVGPASESPETLRAMIDAGMSMARIGLAHGPIEGNIDRLRRIRAAAADSGRYIGVMADLPGPKVRAAAFPEGGVYLVDDVTVELAPYDDASTVSSMTRISVDYAALLPNLIVGDLVALGDGGVELIVEEVGADRAVARVRNGGRLQGRPGVNLPPERFAIATPTADDLRLMAAVMEEGIDAIAISFVRTAEDVRTVRREVGTGGPMLIAKVETQTAVDDVDAIIATADGVMVARGDLGVRLPLEDVPHIQKEIIRAGVAYGRPVITATQMLESMISAPTPTRAEVSDIANAVFDGTSALMLSAETAIGRYPVGAVATMARVAERAEREFDYEGWGSRLGRQQSATAHGASPAVRITSAITAAAWRAAFDVEAAAILCCTRSGSTARAISRYRPTAPLLAVTPSEATARQLSVAWGIEAVVTGVYTNIDDIVWFAVKAAVDRKVVRPGDIVAVLAGSPEDAEPAADVLRLVRVH, translated from the coding sequence ATGGCCCCCCGCACGAAGATCGTCGCGACCGTCGGGCCGGCATCAGAGTCGCCCGAGACCCTCCGGGCGATGATCGACGCCGGCATGAGCATGGCGCGCATCGGGCTGGCCCACGGGCCCATCGAGGGGAACATCGACCGGCTCCGCCGCATCCGGGCGGCCGCCGCCGACTCGGGCCGCTACATCGGGGTCATGGCCGACCTCCCCGGCCCCAAGGTCCGGGCGGCCGCGTTCCCCGAGGGCGGCGTGTACCTCGTCGACGATGTCACCGTCGAGCTTGCGCCCTACGACGACGCCTCGACGGTGAGCTCGATGACGCGCATCTCGGTCGACTACGCCGCCCTGCTCCCGAACCTGATCGTGGGGGACCTGGTGGCTCTCGGCGACGGAGGCGTCGAGCTGATCGTGGAGGAGGTCGGTGCCGACCGGGCGGTGGCCAGGGTCCGGAACGGTGGTCGGCTCCAGGGTCGGCCGGGTGTGAACTTGCCGCCGGAGCGCTTCGCCATCGCCACCCCCACCGCCGACGATCTCCGTCTCATGGCAGCGGTGATGGAGGAGGGCATCGACGCCATCGCCATCTCCTTCGTCCGCACTGCCGAAGATGTGCGCACGGTTCGCCGGGAGGTGGGGACCGGTGGCCCGATGCTCATCGCCAAGGTCGAGACCCAGACGGCGGTCGACGACGTCGACGCCATCATCGCCACCGCCGACGGGGTGATGGTCGCCCGGGGCGACCTCGGGGTCCGCCTCCCCCTGGAGGACGTCCCCCACATCCAGAAGGAGATCATCCGCGCCGGGGTGGCCTACGGACGCCCGGTGATCACCGCCACCCAGATGCTCGAGTCGATGATCAGCGCGCCCACCCCCACCCGCGCCGAGGTCTCCGACATCGCCAACGCCGTCTTCGACGGGACGAGCGCCCTCATGCTCTCGGCAGAGACCGCGATCGGGCGCTACCCGGTGGGCGCCGTCGCCACCATGGCCAGGGTCGCCGAGCGGGCCGAGCGGGAGTTCGACTACGAGGGCTGGGGGAGCCGGCTCGGACGCCAGCAGAGCGCCACGGCCCACGGCGCGTCGCCCGCGGTCCGGATCACCAGTGCCATCACCGCTGCCGCGTGGCGGGCCGCATTCGACGTCGAGGCAGCGGCGATCCTGTGCTGCACCCGCAGCGGCAGCACGGCCCGGGCCATCTCGCGCTACCGGCCCACGGCCCCCCTCCTCGCGGTGACCCCCTCCGAGGCGACCGCCCGGCAGCTGTCGGTGGCGTGGGGGATCGAGGCCGTCGTGACCGGTGTGTACACCAACATCGATGACATCGTCTGGTTCGCCGTCAAGGCCGCCGTCGACCGCAAGGTGGTCCGCCCCGGCGACATCGTCGCCGTCCTGGCCGGATCGCCGGAGGACGCCGAGCCCGCGGCCGACGTCCTGCGCCTCGTCCGGGTCCACTGA
- a CDS encoding lipase family protein, with amino-acid sequence MLLALRRGWVVIAVDWTGPHHSFVDLPLAARFVLDGIRAGLSFEPAHLDLDAPVGLWGYSGGALATLFAAEQHPQYAPELNIVGAAAGGGGVDITSSPEMFEAGNLLSGIPFGACIAASRTFPDFDLSGHLTAHGQAMVAAAEEMTMEQLAMSFPFVRMSSILSVPTISDLPGARAGFAATRCGQATPATPMFLYHAVHDQATEITDVDKLVQKYRGEEVDITYRRYRFGEHLIVMFRAVPAALRFLAKRLG; translated from the coding sequence ATGCTCCTCGCCCTACGCCGTGGGTGGGTGGTCATCGCAGTCGACTGGACGGGACCCCATCACTCCTTCGTCGACCTGCCGCTGGCAGCGCGATTCGTGCTCGATGGGATCCGCGCCGGCCTCAGCTTCGAGCCGGCCCACCTCGACCTCGATGCACCCGTCGGTCTCTGGGGATACTCCGGCGGCGCGCTGGCGACGCTCTTCGCCGCTGAGCAGCATCCGCAATACGCACCGGAGCTGAACATCGTCGGCGCAGCCGCGGGTGGTGGTGGCGTCGACATCACGTCCTCGCCGGAGATGTTCGAAGCGGGGAACCTGCTCAGCGGCATCCCGTTCGGGGCCTGCATCGCAGCGAGCCGCACCTTCCCGGACTTCGACCTCTCCGGTCATCTGACGGCCCACGGCCAAGCCATGGTCGCGGCGGCCGAGGAGATGACGATGGAGCAGCTCGCCATGAGCTTCCCATTCGTTCGCATGAGCAGCATCCTCAGCGTGCCGACGATCTCGGACCTCCCGGGAGCGCGGGCCGGCTTCGCGGCGACCCGGTGCGGGCAAGCAACACCGGCTACGCCCATGTTCCTTTACCACGCGGTCCACGACCAGGCGACCGAGATCACGGATGTCGACAAGCTCGTCCAGAAGTACCGGGGCGAAGAAGTCGACATCACCTACCGCCGTTACCGGTTCGGTGAGCACCTGATCGTGATGTTCCGAGCCGTGCCGGCAGCGCTGCGCTTCCTGGCGAAACGTCTCGGCTGA
- a CDS encoding family 43 glycosylhydrolase encodes MLTNPRRAVAVLLCLATVAVSLHLSAGSAGAYPGGPWFEPSKRYDENFPDPSILVDDGTNYAYGTATGGAYLPVMSSTDGLTWTARARYDQPDCVDDEVDPYFNDALPCPARWAPDRPVDGRLKKEVWAPGAARIGSRFVVFYTVLAQLSPERYCISVATSGSPLGPFVDDSTGPVVCDADPKGSIDPQPFVDTDGTPWLLWKSEGVPGSEPTRIWSRQLAPSGIAFADGSRASQILHTSQAWEGSVIENPAMIRHQGTLHLFYSANEWQSDRYAVGHATCTSVLGPCSKTADNPVLASRGDRLGPGGPAPFHEAGSGRLFLAYHWWNAPYTSYPPYPECEQDGTCTSQGQRRLGIAEVSASGDTVSVGGTPRPWPTIRSIDPACPDTIQRDVFSDTDGNVHARAIDCVAHWEITMGTGDGRYQPAALVTRGQMAAFIARTLASTGHALPSEPRQHFSDVAGTTHELSINQLAELEVVSGRADGTFGPMDAVDRGQMATFLARAVRERTGKELAITADWFADDDGSVHEAAVNRVASAGIAGGFSDGTYRPSRPVVRDQMASFIARTLALLVEGGYATVPR; translated from the coding sequence GTGCTCACGAACCCCCGGCGCGCCGTCGCCGTCCTCCTCTGCCTGGCCACCGTGGCGGTGTCGCTGCACCTGTCGGCCGGCAGCGCCGGGGCCTACCCGGGCGGCCCCTGGTTCGAGCCCTCGAAGCGCTACGACGAGAACTTCCCCGACCCGAGCATCCTGGTCGACGACGGGACCAACTACGCCTATGGCACCGCCACCGGCGGGGCCTACCTGCCGGTGATGAGCTCAACCGACGGCCTCACCTGGACCGCGCGCGCCCGCTACGACCAGCCGGACTGCGTCGACGATGAGGTCGACCCCTACTTCAACGACGCCCTTCCCTGCCCCGCCCGCTGGGCCCCCGACCGCCCCGTGGACGGACGGCTCAAGAAGGAGGTGTGGGCCCCCGGCGCGGCACGCATCGGCAGCCGCTTCGTCGTCTTCTACACCGTTCTCGCCCAGCTCTCCCCCGAGCGCTACTGCATCTCGGTGGCCACCTCCGGTTCACCCCTGGGCCCCTTCGTCGACGACTCGACCGGACCCGTCGTGTGCGACGCTGACCCCAAAGGTTCGATCGACCCGCAGCCCTTCGTCGACACCGACGGCACGCCGTGGCTCCTGTGGAAGAGCGAAGGGGTCCCCGGGAGCGAGCCGACGAGGATCTGGTCCCGTCAGCTCGCTCCCTCGGGCATCGCCTTCGCCGACGGGAGCCGAGCCAGCCAGATCCTGCACACCTCGCAGGCCTGGGAGGGCAGCGTGATCGAGAACCCGGCGATGATCCGCCACCAGGGCACCCTTCACCTCTTCTACTCCGCCAACGAGTGGCAATCGGACCGCTACGCCGTGGGTCACGCCACGTGCACCTCCGTGCTGGGTCCCTGCTCCAAGACGGCCGACAACCCTGTGCTGGCGAGCCGGGGCGACCGACTCGGACCGGGGGGGCCGGCACCGTTCCACGAGGCTGGCTCCGGGCGGCTCTTCCTCGCCTACCACTGGTGGAACGCCCCGTACACGAGCTACCCGCCGTACCCCGAGTGCGAGCAGGACGGCACCTGCACCAGCCAGGGCCAGCGGCGCCTCGGCATCGCCGAGGTCTCGGCGAGCGGCGACACCGTGTCGGTCGGGGGGACGCCACGCCCCTGGCCCACCATCCGCTCCATCGACCCCGCCTGTCCGGACACCATCCAGCGAGACGTCTTCAGCGACACCGACGGCAACGTCCATGCCCGCGCCATCGACTGCGTGGCCCACTGGGAGATCACGATGGGCACCGGCGACGGTCGCTACCAGCCGGCGGCCCTGGTGACGCGGGGCCAGATGGCCGCGTTCATCGCCCGCACCCTGGCGAGCACCGGCCACGCCCTCCCCTCCGAGCCCCGTCAGCACTTCTCCGACGTGGCCGGCACCACCCACGAGCTCTCCATCAACCAGCTGGCCGAGCTGGAGGTCGTGAGCGGTCGTGCCGACGGCACCTTCGGCCCGATGGACGCCGTCGACCGCGGCCAGATGGCGACCTTCCTCGCCCGGGCGGTGCGGGAGCGCACCGGCAAGGAGCTGGCCATCACCGCCGACTGGTTCGCCGACGACGACGGCAGCGTCCACGAGGCAGCGGTGAACCGTGTCGCCAGCGCCGGCATCGCCGGCGGGTTCTCCGACGGCACCTACCGGCCCTCCCGGCCCGTCGTCCGCGACCAGATGGCCTCGTTCATCGCCCGGACCCTCGCCCTCCTGGTCGAGGGGGGCTACGCCACCGTCCCCCGCTGA
- a CDS encoding rhodanese-like domain-containing protein — protein sequence MSETNPIPEISVAELADRHGDAWILDVRQPDEYEEVHVPGATLIPLDQLPDRRAEVPADVDVYVVCRSGGRSAAAVVVLNGAGHRATNVVGGTLAWIDEGHPVATGPEAG from the coding sequence ATGAGCGAGACGAACCCGATCCCCGAGATCAGCGTCGCCGAGCTGGCCGACCGCCATGGCGATGCCTGGATCCTCGACGTGCGCCAACCCGACGAGTACGAGGAGGTCCACGTCCCGGGAGCCACCCTCATCCCGCTCGACCAGCTCCCCGACCGGCGGGCCGAGGTGCCCGCCGACGTCGACGTCTACGTGGTCTGCCGTAGTGGCGGCCGCAGCGCCGCCGCGGTCGTGGTCCTCAACGGTGCCGGGCACCGCGCGACCAACGTGGTGGGCGGGACCCTGGCCTGGATCGACGAGGGCCACCCCGTGGCGACGGGTCCCGAGGCCGGCTGA
- a CDS encoding DUF3151 family protein, whose protein sequence is MSDQTPVNLTPSGPPETVLDPEPAEALSGLVEALARPDDERRAAVSAVVARHPRFLDGWARLGELGRDEVESYACFRVGYHRGLDRLRQSGWRGSGYVRWEHETNRGFLRALQGLQAMAAAIGEHDEAERCAHFVDQLDPSLRR, encoded by the coding sequence ATGTCCGACCAGACCCCCGTCAACCTCACGCCCTCCGGGCCGCCCGAGACGGTCCTCGACCCCGAGCCCGCCGAGGCCCTGTCGGGGCTGGTCGAGGCTCTCGCCCGACCCGACGACGAGCGACGGGCGGCGGTCTCCGCAGTGGTCGCCCGGCACCCACGGTTCCTCGACGGCTGGGCACGCCTCGGTGAGCTCGGACGGGACGAGGTCGAGTCGTACGCCTGCTTCCGGGTGGGGTATCACCGAGGCCTCGACCGTCTCCGCCAGTCGGGATGGCGGGGATCGGGCTACGTGCGCTGGGAGCACGAGACCAACCGGGGCTTCCTGCGGGCCCTGCAGGGACTCCAGGCGATGGCCGCCGCCATCGGCGAGCACGACGAGGCGGAGCGATGCGCCCACTTCGTCGACCAGCTCGACCCTTCCCTGCGGCGCTGA
- a CDS encoding ester cyclase, with protein sequence MADVASIHREMFDVIHHRDFTRLRDLYHPEYTYRGPDGEQGDAEAGAAVAETYLSAFPDLAFTIDHQFSPNESTSVIEMTARGTHQGELEGIAPTGKTVEMLGCNVIEIADGKILREREYFDSMALMVQLGVMEPPGS encoded by the coding sequence ATGGCCGATGTGGCAAGCATCCACCGCGAGATGTTCGATGTGATCCACCACCGTGACTTCACCCGCCTCCGGGACCTGTACCACCCCGAGTACACGTACCGGGGCCCCGATGGCGAGCAAGGCGACGCCGAGGCCGGAGCTGCCGTCGCTGAAACCTACCTGTCCGCATTCCCCGACCTGGCCTTCACCATCGATCACCAGTTCTCGCCCAACGAGTCGACTTCGGTGATCGAAATGACCGCGCGGGGCACTCACCAAGGCGAGCTCGAAGGCATCGCGCCCACCGGCAAGACCGTGGAGATGCTCGGCTGCAACGTGATCGAGATCGCCGACGGCAAGATCCTGCGAGAGCGCGAGTACTTCGACTCCATGGCCCTCATGGTCCAACTCGGCGTCATGGAACCGCCCGGTTCCTGA
- a CDS encoding histidine phosphatase family protein: MELIIIRHGLPVRIDDAQGPADPELSAEGHEQARQLAAWLAHEQIDAVYTSPMRRARETAAPLADAMGVEVVVDEELAEFDRDQHFYIPLEELKASGDPRYTAMMRGELEGEVDAETFRQVVVVAMERVIEANPGKTVAAVCHGGVINAYASHVLEIASPLFFEPPYTCVNRFLCSSRGHRSIRSLGETGHLHAQRG, from the coding sequence GTGGAGCTGATCATCATTCGTCACGGCCTGCCCGTCCGCATCGACGACGCACAGGGTCCCGCCGACCCCGAGCTCAGCGCCGAGGGCCACGAGCAGGCGAGGCAGCTGGCGGCGTGGCTCGCCCACGAGCAGATCGACGCCGTGTACACCAGCCCGATGCGCCGGGCCCGGGAGACGGCCGCACCCCTCGCCGACGCGATGGGCGTCGAGGTGGTCGTCGACGAGGAGCTCGCCGAGTTCGACCGCGATCAGCACTTCTACATCCCCCTCGAGGAGCTCAAGGCGTCGGGCGACCCCCGCTACACGGCCATGATGCGTGGCGAGCTCGAGGGCGAGGTCGATGCGGAGACCTTCCGCCAGGTCGTGGTCGTGGCCATGGAGCGCGTCATCGAAGCCAACCCGGGCAAGACGGTCGCTGCGGTGTGCCACGGCGGTGTCATCAACGCGTACGCCAGCCACGTGCTCGAGATCGCCTCCCCCCTGTTCTTCGAGCCCCCGTACACCTGCGTCAACCGCTTCCTGTGCTCCAGCCGGGGGCACCGCAGCATCCGCAGCCTCGGCGAGACCGGCCACCTCCACGCCCAGCGGGGCTGA
- a CDS encoding molybdenum cofactor guanylyltransferase, which yields MTDGARFVGAVLAGGRSRRMGRDKATIRVDGRALASLAVEALVAAGAGRVLVIGGPVPSSLPGAEHVSDDHPGEGPLGGIITALRHGGAPVVVVLACDLPAADPDAVTAVVETLLDHPRALAAVPVTAGGRREVLHAAWRLDALGPLEVAFAAGERAPRRALLRLPVAEVEGLDPRSLTGVNTPDELAAWEGKNA from the coding sequence ATGACCGATGGGGCGCGCTTCGTCGGCGCCGTCCTCGCCGGCGGGCGCAGCCGGCGGATGGGGCGCGACAAGGCGACGATCCGAGTCGACGGGCGGGCGCTCGCGTCGTTGGCCGTCGAGGCACTCGTCGCTGCCGGCGCCGGCCGGGTGCTCGTCATCGGCGGTCCGGTGCCGAGCTCCCTGCCGGGCGCGGAACACGTCAGCGACGACCATCCCGGAGAGGGCCCGCTCGGCGGCATCATCACCGCCCTGCGCCACGGCGGCGCCCCGGTGGTGGTCGTCCTGGCGTGCGACCTCCCCGCCGCCGACCCCGATGCGGTGACGGCCGTCGTCGAGACCCTGCTCGATCATCCCCGTGCCCTGGCAGCGGTGCCGGTGACTGCCGGCGGCCGCCGCGAGGTGCTCCACGCCGCGTGGCGCCTCGACGCCCTCGGCCCCTTGGAGGTGGCCTTCGCCGCAGGGGAGCGCGCGCCACGCCGAGCCCTGCTGCGCCTCCCGGTGGCCGAGGTCGAGGGCCTCGACCCCCGGAGCCTCACTGGGGTCAACACCCCCGACGAGCTGGCGGCGTGGGAGGGCAAAAACGCCTGA